The DNA window AGCCGCCCACGCATCGCTCGGGGTATCGCCCGTGGCGTGAGCTTCTCATGCGCGCGTTCAAGATCGACGTTGAGCGCTGCGACAAGTGCGGGTCGCGTATGAAGATGCGCGCGCTCGTCATGACCAGCGCTGGCATCGAGCGCTACCTCGCCTGGCTCGGTGAGCCGACCGAGCCGCCGCGCCTCGCGCCCGCTCGCGCTCCGCCCTACTTCAAGAGCGTCGCCGTCCGCAGGAGACTTGGCGAGCCGGCGCAGGCGGAGCTGTTCGACGCGCTGACGCGCGCTCCCCAGGGCCGACGTGCGCTTGGCGCTGGGCGCCTTGCCCTCCGGAAACCTCGACCAGGCGAAAGCGGCGCCTCGCGGACCAGAATTCACCCTGTCGGAGACCGGAACCAGGCAGGGTGAACCCGTCGCGCAGGGGAAGGCGTCCCGCTCGCGACTGTCGGGGCGCCGGGGCGCCGCTTGTAATGACTACGGGCTCGGCGACGACTTCGACGACGACACGTCGGAGATCCCGGTCGCGCTCTCGCGGCGCGAGCTCTCGGAGCTGGTGTCCACGTCGTTCGAGACTGCGATTCGCGTGATGACGCGCTGGGAACGCGACGGAGTGCTCGAGACCACCGAGCGCGGTTTCGTGATCCGCCGCATGTCCATGCTGGCCGAAGTCGCTGGAGTCGAAGCTCCAACGTGATCTGGGACTACTTGCGACGCCGACGACGCAGGTTCGCGAGCGTGCTGTCGTTGGCCCAGCGAACGAGAGAATCGTTCAATGTCGACCAGGCTGGGTGTAGCGGGCACGGTCGGCTCGCGTCGCAGTCTCCCCAACCGAATGCGCAGCGACCGCTGACCGGCGCCTCGC is part of the Myxococcales bacterium genome and encodes:
- a CDS encoding winged helix-turn-helix domain-containing protein — protein: MPSGNLDQAKAAPRGPEFTLSETGTRQGEPVAQGKASRSRLSGRRGAACNDYGLGDDFDDDTSEIPVALSRRELSELVSTSFETAIRVMTRWERDGVLETTERGFVIRRMSMLAEVAGVEAPT